The Azospirillum baldaniorum genome contains a region encoding:
- a CDS encoding EamA family transporter, producing MRTAHIGLAVAVAAIWGFNFVAIKVGLADFPPILFCALRFALAALPLLVLGVRRGPPVPWRFILGIGMVLGVVKFSLLFVGMDIGMPAGLSSLVLQSQAFFTALFAAALLGERPGPKQVLGMAVAFAGIGLIALEMPAGDSLLGLGLVMAAAATWGVANLLMKQAKAPDLFRMMVWVSVVPPIPLLLLSLGMEGPERAWQALTHLTPLGVGAVAYIAFGATLFGFAAWGFLLRHYPASLVAPFSLLVPVFGMSSSALVLGESFTPLKMAGALLVLAGLAVAVLKLPSARPATHRP from the coding sequence ATGCGCACCGCCCACATCGGCCTTGCTGTCGCCGTCGCGGCGATCTGGGGCTTCAACTTCGTCGCCATCAAGGTCGGCCTCGCGGACTTTCCGCCGATCCTGTTCTGCGCCCTGCGCTTCGCGCTGGCGGCGCTGCCGCTTCTCGTGCTGGGGGTTCGCCGCGGTCCGCCGGTGCCCTGGCGCTTCATCCTGGGCATCGGGATGGTGCTGGGGGTGGTGAAGTTCTCGCTGCTGTTCGTCGGGATGGACATCGGCATGCCGGCGGGGCTGTCGTCGCTGGTGCTGCAGTCGCAGGCCTTCTTCACCGCCCTGTTCGCCGCGGCGCTGCTCGGCGAACGGCCCGGACCGAAGCAGGTCCTGGGCATGGCAGTGGCCTTCGCCGGGATCGGCCTGATCGCGCTGGAGATGCCGGCGGGCGATTCGCTGCTCGGTCTGGGGCTGGTCATGGCCGCCGCGGCCACCTGGGGCGTGGCGAACCTGCTGATGAAGCAGGCCAAGGCGCCGGACCTGTTCCGCATGATGGTGTGGGTCAGCGTGGTGCCGCCGATCCCGCTGCTGCTGCTGTCGCTGGGGATGGAGGGGCCGGAGCGGGCGTGGCAGGCCCTGACCCATCTGACACCGCTGGGCGTCGGGGCGGTGGCCTACATCGCCTTCGGGGCGACGCTGTTCGGCTTCGCCGCCTGGGGCTTCCTGCTGCGCCATTACCCGGCGAGCCTGGTGGCGCCCTTCTCGCTGCTGGTGCCGGTCTTCGGCATGAGTTCCAGCGCGCTGGTCCTGGGGGAGAGCTTCACCCCGCTGAAGATGGCCGGCGCGCTTCTGGTGCTTGCCGGGCTGGCGGTGGCCGTGCTGAAGCTGCCCTCCGCACGGCCCGCCACCCATCGGCCCTGA
- a CDS encoding dienelactone hydrolase family protein — protein sequence MDQKIIDLYDEYTHRPLPRRVFLERLAVLAGSAAAIPAILSQIEPNYALAAEVPEDDSRIATDRVTFQGATGDVQAYRARPKLAEQAPSVVVIHENRGLNPYIEDVTRRLAVAGFVAMAPDLLSPLGGTPQDPDRAREMIGQLDPDKTVNNLIASMSDLMAYRYSNAKVGAIGFCWGGGMTNRLAIKAPDLKAGVVFYGPAPDPTLVTTIKSPLQLHYAGLDNNVNAKVPAYEEALKKGGKSYELFMYDNVNHAFHNDTSAERFNKDAADLAWGRSVEFLKKNLT from the coding sequence ATGGATCAGAAGATCATCGATCTGTACGACGAGTACACCCACCGGCCGCTGCCGCGCCGCGTCTTCCTGGAGCGGCTGGCGGTGCTGGCGGGCAGCGCGGCGGCCATTCCGGCGATCCTCTCCCAGATCGAGCCGAACTACGCCCTGGCCGCCGAGGTGCCGGAGGATGACAGCCGCATCGCCACGGACCGCGTCACCTTCCAGGGCGCGACCGGCGATGTCCAGGCTTACCGGGCCCGCCCGAAGCTGGCCGAGCAGGCGCCTTCGGTGGTGGTCATCCACGAGAACCGCGGCCTCAATCCCTACATCGAGGACGTGACGCGGCGGCTGGCGGTGGCCGGCTTCGTCGCCATGGCCCCGGATCTGCTGTCCCCGCTCGGCGGCACCCCGCAGGACCCCGACCGCGCCCGCGAGATGATCGGCCAGCTCGACCCCGACAAGACGGTGAACAACCTGATCGCGTCGATGAGCGATCTGATGGCCTACCGCTACTCCAACGCCAAGGTTGGGGCCATCGGCTTCTGCTGGGGTGGCGGCATGACCAACCGGCTGGCCATCAAGGCGCCGGACCTCAAGGCGGGCGTCGTCTTCTACGGCCCGGCGCCCGACCCGACGCTGGTCACGACCATCAAGTCGCCGCTCCAGCTCCATTACGCCGGGCTGGACAACAATGTGAACGCCAAGGTGCCGGCCTATGAGGAGGCCCTGAAAAAGGGCGGCAAGTCCTACGAACTCTTCATGTACGACAACGTGAATCACGCCTTCCACAACGACACGTCGGCGGAGCGCTTCAACAAGGACGCGGCGGACCTCGCCTGGGGCCGGTCCGTGGAGTTCCTGAAGAAGAACCTGACCTGA
- a CDS encoding ABC transporter ATP-binding protein, whose product MSEPMLELSGIVRTFEQAGTELQVLRGAELTVHAGELVALVGPSGAGKSTLLHIAGLLERPTAGTVRIAGTDVSALDDGKRTEVRRRSVGFVYQFHHLLPEFSALENIVLPQMINGVAKRTARERALELLRMVGLEPRAGHRPARLSGGEQQRVAIARALANGPGLLIADEPTGNLDPHTAEGVFAMLTSIVRQARVGALIATHNLELANRMDRVLEMSDGVLVEHARV is encoded by the coding sequence ATGAGTGAGCCGATGCTGGAACTGTCGGGGATCGTCCGGACCTTCGAGCAGGCGGGGACCGAGCTTCAGGTGCTGCGCGGGGCGGAGTTGACCGTCCATGCGGGCGAACTGGTCGCGCTGGTTGGCCCCTCGGGCGCCGGCAAATCGACGCTGCTGCACATCGCCGGCCTGCTGGAGCGGCCGACCGCCGGCACCGTGCGGATCGCCGGGACCGACGTGTCCGCCCTGGACGACGGGAAGCGGACGGAGGTGCGCCGTCGCTCGGTCGGCTTCGTCTACCAGTTCCATCACCTGCTGCCGGAATTCTCCGCTCTGGAGAACATCGTGCTGCCGCAGATGATCAACGGGGTGGCGAAGCGCACCGCCCGCGAGCGCGCCCTGGAGCTTCTGCGCATGGTCGGGCTGGAGCCGCGCGCCGGCCACCGTCCGGCCCGCCTGTCGGGCGGCGAGCAGCAGCGTGTCGCCATCGCCCGTGCGCTGGCCAACGGGCCGGGCCTGCTGATCGCCGATGAGCCGACGGGCAACCTCGACCCGCACACGGCGGAGGGGGTCTTCGCCATGCTGACCTCCATCGTCCGGCAGGCCCGCGTCGGCGCGCTGATCGCCACCCACAATCTGGAGCTTGCCAACCGCATGGACCGGGTGCTCGAAATGAGCGACGGCGTCCTCGTGGAGCACGCGCGGGTTTGA
- a CDS encoding lipoprotein-releasing ABC transporter permease subunit translates to MIFSAFERMVAMRYLRARRQEGFISVIAGFSLLGIALGVATLIIVMSVMNGFRAELLGRVLGLNGHLNVYSVRGGPLPDYDPLVQRLQGVPGVVGVTPTVEGQALVSVRGVASGAVVRGVRPEDFRVRPTLSRNIVRGTAEAFGDDNIAIGIRMAQRLGLAVGDQMTLIAPQGNVTAFGTVPRMRSFTIGAVFDVGMFEYDNSFIFLPLPEAQAFFRTGEAVTSLEVFVSDPTRIREARDAIQSAVAGVGRVVDWQQSNASFFTALQVERNVMFLILSLIITVAAFNIISSLIMLVKDKGRDIAILRTMGATRGMIMRIFFLSGASVGVAGTLLGVALGVSFALNIETIRQGIQALTGTNLFNAEIYFLSQLPAKIDWSEVVQVTLMALGLSFAATVYPSWRAARLDPVEALRYE, encoded by the coding sequence ATGATCTTCTCCGCCTTCGAACGCATGGTCGCGATGCGCTATCTGCGGGCGCGCCGCCAGGAAGGGTTCATCTCGGTCATCGCGGGATTCTCGCTGCTGGGCATCGCGCTCGGCGTGGCGACGCTGATCATTGTGATGTCGGTGATGAACGGCTTCCGGGCGGAGCTTCTGGGCCGCGTGCTCGGCCTCAATGGCCACCTTAACGTCTACAGCGTCCGCGGCGGGCCGCTGCCCGATTACGACCCGCTGGTGCAGCGTCTCCAGGGCGTGCCCGGCGTCGTCGGGGTGACGCCGACGGTCGAGGGGCAGGCGCTGGTGTCGGTTCGCGGGGTCGCCTCCGGTGCGGTGGTGCGCGGCGTGCGGCCGGAGGATTTCCGGGTCCGCCCGACGCTGTCCCGCAACATCGTGCGCGGCACGGCGGAGGCATTCGGTGACGACAACATCGCCATCGGCATCCGCATGGCGCAGCGGCTGGGTCTGGCGGTCGGCGACCAGATGACCCTGATCGCGCCACAGGGCAACGTCACCGCCTTCGGCACGGTGCCGCGGATGCGCAGCTTCACCATCGGCGCCGTGTTCGACGTCGGCATGTTCGAGTACGACAACAGCTTCATCTTCCTGCCCCTGCCGGAGGCCCAGGCCTTCTTCCGCACGGGCGAGGCGGTGACCTCGCTGGAGGTCTTTGTCAGCGACCCGACCCGGATACGGGAGGCGCGCGACGCCATCCAGTCGGCGGTGGCCGGGGTGGGGCGGGTGGTCGATTGGCAGCAGTCCAACGCCAGCTTCTTCACGGCGCTCCAGGTCGAGCGCAACGTGATGTTCCTGATCCTGTCGCTGATCATCACGGTGGCCGCCTTTAACATCATCTCCAGCCTGATCATGCTGGTGAAGGACAAGGGGCGGGACATCGCCATCCTGCGCACCATGGGCGCCACCCGCGGCATGATCATGCGCATCTTCTTCCTGTCCGGCGCCTCGGTGGGCGTGGCGGGGACGCTGCTGGGGGTGGCCCTGGGCGTGTCCTTCGCGCTGAACATCGAGACGATCCGCCAGGGCATCCAGGCGCTGACCGGCACCAACCTGTTCAACGCCGAGATTTATTTCCTGTCGCAATTGCCGGCGAAGATCGATTGGTCGGAGGTGGTTCAGGTCACGCTGATGGCGCTGGGCCTGTCCTTCGCCGCCACCGTCTACCCGTCCTGGCGGGCGGCCCGTCTCGATCCGGTGGAGGCCCTGCGCTATGAGTGA